The genomic DNA ATTATACATCGCAACCCTATTCTTTAAAGAATAAAATAATATATTCAATAGCGATTGCTGTATTTTGTTCTCTTTTTTTTATTCCTTACCAAGAAATCAGGATAGAAAGAATCAGAGCTTTCGGAGAAAATAAAGTTGTGGGCACAGTAATTGAGAAATTTGACCGAAAAATAAGTAAGGAACTGTCATCAAGGTACTTACCTGGAACACAACTGATATTATACCGATTTACAGACCCACTGGGCCAGGCGAGGGAGCAGGTTGCAAGCGTAAGCATAAACAAGTGGGAGTCACTCTCTCCCGGTGACAACATTGTTGTATATTATGCAAAGTCAGCTCCGAGGATTTCGCGGATAAAAGGAGAAGAAGAAAGTTCAACAGTCACGATACTAGCAAAATTCTCTAGGCCCGAAATATAACGTTTACTCTCTTTGAAAATGGAATTCCCTGTATTAAGTATTCTAAGCATGAAGTTTTTTTAGTAATTAATTACCGAATATTAGACAAGATTTGAAATTTTCAGAACGGATTAAAGTTCATAAACTTTTGCTCAGGAGCAGTACATGTTTAAGAAGTTGTCATTTCAAGCAAAATTGATGTTAGGGTCCGTAGCTATTGTTATGGTAACTATCATCTCAATGACTACGGTTAATCTATTAGAAGTTAAAAGCGAATTGAAGAATCTAGGTGAAACTTCAATGGAGTCTATTGCTGAAAGCGTCCTGTCCCTAATGGAAATGCAAAATGAAATTGTTCTGGATAAAGTTAAATCTGACATCGACATCTTAGATAAGCGAATTTTTTCGATGGGATTTCCTAAGCTAAACAAAAATACCCCCGTCCAAGTGAGCATCACAAACCAGATTACTAAGCAAAGTGAAAATGTCACTATTCCAAAGCTTGAATTTGGAGGCATAGGCATCAATAATTCTTTTGATTTAGTTGATGATCTGCAAAAAGCCATCGGCGGAACGGCTACAGTGTTCCAGGTATTACCCGGCAAGCTACTCAGGGTTTCCACCAATGTACTAAAAACGAACGGAAAACGCGCGACGGGAACATACATTCCCTCTAGCAGTGGTGTGTATAAGTCTGTCATGTCTGGCAAAACCTACTACGGCACAGCTTACGTTGTTAATGCATGGTACATCACAGCATACAAGCCGCTAACTGACTTAAAAGGTAACATTGTAAGTGTCATCTTTGTTGGGCGAAAAATTTTAACTCCTGCATTCGAAAAGTCTGTAAACGCAGCAAATGTAGGAGGAAAAGGCTATGCAACTATCTTTAACCAAAAAGGTGATGTGCTCCTTCACCCAACAATTAAAGGTAAGTCACTCAAAGACCTTTCACTTTGGGACACGTTTAAGAACACTACCCACGGGTTAGTTGAATATAATTTCAAAGGTAAAGACAAGGTAGCATACATTGCCCAATTTGCTCCGTGGAAATGGTCATTCGCCTTCACTATGAATGAATCTGAAATGAGCCATGGTGTTGATAAAAAGATATTCATGACGAACATGATTATTGCTGTTGTAGCTTTGGCAATATCAATTTTTGTCTTGATGCTTCTTATCAGGTTCACCACAAAACCATTGAAAAATCTTTCAATATTCACAGCAAAAGTATCCGAAGGCGATTATGATTCAGACCTAGAGTATGATGTTGATGATGTTATCGGACAGACCATTACCTCAGTTAAAGCAATGGTCTTTGAGTTAAAAAATAAGCTTGGATTTTCAGGCGGACTCCTGAATGGGCTGACTCTACCTTGTGTCGTTGTTGATTTAGACGAAAGGATCACTTTCATTAATCAACGCATGCTTGATCAGTTCGGTTTCTCCGGATCATGTGAAAGATATATTGGTAAGCCTGTTAGCAATATCATGAAAAACCCCGAGATAACTTCATCAATCGAAAATTGTATCAGTAAGGATCAGAGTCTCTCTGACATTGAAATATCAGTAACAACCCCGAAAGGTAATACTTTCTACGTTGTAATGGACACAGCTCCTCTCCACGATCTTGATCAAGACCTCATCGGTGCATTTTTGATTATGAACGATGTAACAACTATCAAAGAAAATGAGCAGGCCATTCAAGCTCAGAGTGATAAGGTTTCGCAGACTGCCAGCGAAGCAGACGATATCTCAGACCAATTATCTTCCGCTGCTGACGAACTAGCTGCACAAGTTGAAGAGTCCCGTAGAGGAGCTGAAACACAGCAGGAAAGAGCCAGTGAAACGGCTACAGCAATGGAGGAGATGAACTCAACAGTTCTCGAAGTGGCTCGTAATGCCAGCGAAGCTTCTGAAAATGCGAAGGAAACCAAAGACAAAGCTCTCGAAGGACAAAACTTAGTCGAACAAGTTGTTGTCTCCATCAAATCTCTTGAAACTAACTCTGAAGAGTTACGAGTGAGCATGGAACAGCTTGGCGGGCAAACTGTATCCATCGGAGCGGTTATGAATGTCATCACCGACATTGCAGACCAAACTAACCTGCTGGCCCTTAACGCCGCGATTGAAGCCGCCAGAGCTGGTGAAGCCGGGCGTGGATTTGCTGTTGTTGCTGACGAAGTCCGCAAGCTGGCAGAAAAGACAATGGATGCAACCAAGCAAGTAGGGGAAGCAATTGCTTCTATACAAAACAGCACAAGGACAAACATCACAGCAACGGATAAAGCTGTTGAGGCCATTGTTGAGTCTACTGACCTCGTTGCCAAATCGGGGAAAGCACTGGATGAGATTGTGCAAATGGTAGAAACTTCAGCTGATCAGATACATGGTATCGCAACAGCAGCAGAACAGCAGTCTGCCACCAGCGAAGAGATCAACAGAGCCACTGAAGAGATAAACCAGATCTCAGCAGAATCTGCGCAGGCAACAGAGCAATCAGCAGAAGCTATTGAGGAAGTTGCAAATCTTGCTTCCCAAATTAAGACTTTGATCAGAAACATGCAGTCTTAATTTAAATATGTAGAAACAACCAAAGGCAGACTCTCAAACGGAGTCTGCCTTTTTTTATGCGCAGTAATCGTTAAAAAATTTAATATCAATGCTACAAACCCCAAAAAAAGAATTAATCGTGACTTTAATATTTAAATACAATATAATAATATAAATTTACTAATTTTATAATCTAAAAGAACACAAGCTATCACCACATAATAAAGTTGCAAAAATAACCGGAGGCCTCCTTGAAAAAGATATCACCATTTCAATCTGTAGCAGTCAGGATTACAATCCTAATTGTTGCAGCTTTATTAATTGAAGGGGTATTTGTTTCATCTTTTTTCAATTACAATCTTAACAATTTCATTGATAAACGCTCCGGTGAGTACCGCAAAGAAATTGAAGACGAAGAAAAAAGCAAACTTCAGGACTCTGTAGGTTTAGCATACAGTGTCATTCAATCATACTATGACAGGTCGCAAGACATTGAAGGATTGAAAAAACAAGAATTAGACTCTCTCAAACAAATCATCGACACTGTCGCCTCACAGGCAGAAATAACATACAAAAAATTCAATGGAATTCTGCCTGACGAGGTTGTTCAAGAAAGAATTAAAGCAATAGTCGATGGAGCAAAGTACGGTGATAATAATTATTTGTGGATTCATGACACAACCAACAAAATAATTACACATCCCAAAACATCACTTGTTGGAAAAGATTTAACAAACCTCCAAGACTCCCAAGGAACATACTTATTCCGAGAAATGACAGAGGTCACAACAAGCCAAGGTGCAGGAACTGTATCTTATTTGTGGCCTCGGCCGGGAGAGACTGAACCTAAATTAAAGATATCATATGTGAAAATACTACCAGAACTAGGTTGGATTATCGGAACAGGATCTTGGGTTGAAGATGTTACAGCTCAAATGCAAAAAGAAGCTCTTGCTCAAATTGCCAAGATGAGACTCGGAACAGAAAAATATTTCTGGATCAACGATTCCGGTCCGAACATGATTATGCACCCCATCAAGCCAGCTTTGAATGGCAAAGACATCTCTCAAGTTAAGGACACTAAGGGCAAAAATTTATTTGTGGAAATGGTTGAAACTGTCCAAAAAAACGATGGTTCAGGATTTGTCTCATACTGGTGGAGCAAACCCGGCGCAGAGAAAGATTCTCCCAAACTGTCTTATGTTAAGCTCTTCAAGCCATGGGGATGGATTATCGGCATGGGGGTCTATGTCGACAATATTGAAACCACAGTTGCTAAGCAGAAAAATGAATTCGATGCGACTATCCACAGCATCGAACTTAATTCAGCTATGTCAACAGCTCTGTTCATCATTCTTGCGACTCTGATCTGTATTTACACTATACGTAAAGGGCTTAATAAGCCTCTAAACAGCCTTGTGGACTTTTCAAGTAAGATTGCATCAGGAGACTTGAACTTATCTCTTACCGGCAAATTTTCAGGAGAAATGTCCGTTCTGAAAGACTCTCTTGAACAAATGATTGTGAGCCTTAAAGAAAAGATTAGTGAAGCAAACATACTGAGTGAAAAAAGCCGAGAGGAAACGACAAAGGCCCAAAATGCAACAGCCGAGGCACACGAAGCTAAGGCCGAAGCAGAAAAAGCCAAGGCCGAAGGAATGCTTGAAGCCGCAGATATGCTCGAAGGGTTAGTTAATGATCTTTCATCTGCATCTGAAGAGCTTTCAGCTCAAGTTGAAGAAGTTTCTCGGGGAACCGATATCCAACAGGAACGCATCTCAGAAACGGCTGTTGCTATGGAAGAGATGAATGCAACGGTTCTTGAGGTTGCGCGAAATGCAGCGGAAGCGGCAGAAAGTGCAGACCAAACAAGACAAAACGCAGAAGCGGGATCAGCTATTGTAGATAATTCAGTTGAATCAATTTTAGCTGTAAACTCTCACTCTGAGACTCTTAAATCAAATATGGACGAACTCGGTAGCCAAGCCAAGGCTATTGGAACAGTCATGAATGTCATCACCGACATCGCAGACCAAACAAACCTACTTGCCCTTAACGCCGCAATTGAAGCCGCCAGGGCCGGAGAAGCAGGACGTGGGTTCGCGGTTGTTGCAGATGAGGTGCGCAAGTTGGCGGAGAAGACCATGGATGCGACAAAGGAAGTCGGACAGGCAATCAGCAACATTCAGGGTGGTACTACCAAGAATATAGAATCCGTTGAAAGTGCTGTTGTCGCGGTAAACAAGGCTACTGAATTTGCAAACGCTTCTAAAACGTCACTAGCTGAAATACTCACTCTGGTCCTTTCCACTTCCGATCAGGTTCGGTCAATAGCAACCGCATCTGAAGAGCAGTCAAATACCAGTGAAGATATCAATCGGGCAGTGGACGACATCAAAATTGTTTCCTCGGAAACAGCCGAAGGCATGCTGCAGGCGAATCAGGCCATTGGTGAGCTCGCCAGACTTGCATCTGACCTCAAGCACCTGATTGAGACGCTTAGAGCGCACGACTAGCAATAACCTGCTCCAACAAAACAAAATATTATAAACCCGATCTTCACTCGAAGGTCGGGTTTTTTTTATCTAAGATTGTATCAGCCTTCGCTCCGTGCTATAGATCCTATAACTATCAATTTGCATAGATTAAAAATAGCGGGGAAAAGCATGGGTAGACACGAAACAGTGCAAGATATTCATAAGATTTTTGCAGACTTAAAATGTGGACCTGAAGGACTAACTTCACCGGAAATCCGTCTTCGCCTCGATAAATACGGGCAGAATGCTTTAAAGACTGAGACTGTCAGTCCACTTAAAAAACTACTCAGTTATTTCTGGGGGCCAATACCTTGGATGATTGAAGCGGCTGCCCTGCTCTCGCTTATAGTACAGGACTGGGTGGATTTTTCCATCATCCTTGTTCTACTTATTTTCAATGCAGGTATAGGTTTCTGGGAAGAAGCGAAAGCGTCCAACGCCCTTGATGCCCTTAAAAATCAAATGGCCTTAAAAGCAAGAGTCCTGCGCGATGGCAAATGGAATGAAGTAGACGCTACGAACCTTGTACCGGGTGACCTTGTTCGTATTCGTCTAGGTGATGTTATACCCGCAGACGTTGTCTTAACCGAAGGCGAATATCTGAGCGTTGACCAGTCTGCTCTTACGGGGGAATCTCTGCCGGTCAATAAAAAAGCAGGAAATGAGGCTTTTTCAGGTTCAGTTGCTAAACAAGGAGAAATGGAAGCAGTCGTAACAGCAACCGGAGAAAATACATTTTTCGGGCGCACCGCAAAACTGGTGGAGAGCGCAGGCACAGCATCTCACTTTCAAAAAGCTGTAATGAAAGTTGGGGATTTCCTGATTTTCATCGCCATCGGACTTGCAATGATCCTTGTGGTCACCGAACTTTTACGAGGCGAACCGCTGATCAAACTCATCCAATTTGTTCTGATTTTAGTGGTAGCATCCATTCCTGTTGCAATGCCCGCAGTTCTATCAGTAACCATGGCTCTTGGCGCCCTTTCTCTTTCCAAGAAAAAAGCTATCGTATCCAAACTTCAAGCCATTGAAGAAATGGCTGGCATCGATATTTTATGTTCAGACAAAACTGGAACCCTGACCAAGAACCAACTGGATCTAGGTGAACCGATTGTTTTCGGAGCCCCTGACAAAAATAACCTTATCCTAATGGCAGGACTGGCCTCAAAAACGGATAATGGCGACGCAATTGACCTCGCCGTACTAAAAGGTATTACAGATAAATCAGAACTCAGCGGGTATGAACAAACATCATTCTCACCATTTGACCCAATCCGTAAAAGAACAGAAGGAACCATCACCAAGGGTGACGAAAAATTCATAGTAACCAAAGGAGCACCGCAAGTTGTCCTAGATCTCGCAAATGTAACCGGTGCTGAACGCGAGAAAGCTAACTCTTCAATAAATAATTTTGCATCCAAAGGATTCCGGGCCCTTGGAGTCGCGAAAAGTTATGATGGGAAACAATGGGAATTCCTTGGAATATTATCTCTGTTTGACCCACCTCGCGACGATTCAAAGATCACAATTATTCAGGCTGGAGAGCACGGTATACAAGTAAAAATGGTTACTGGAGATGACACAGCCATCGGACGCGAAACCGCCGGCCAATTAGGTATGGGAACAAATATGTTCCCAGTATCAGACTTAATTGGCGAAGATGCAGACCCCTCACATCTAACGGACAGTCAAGTTGACATGATTGAAAATGCCGACGGCTTTGCGCGAGTTTTCCCAGAACATAAATACGCAATAGTAAAAGCCTTGCAGGAACGCGGGCATATCGTAGCCATGACAGGTGACGGAGTTAACGATGCACCTGCCCTTAAACAAGCGGATGCTGGTATTGCTGTCTCCGGGGCAACGGATGCAGCCCGCGCGGCCGCAGACCTGATTCTCACAGAGCCGGGCTTGTCGGTCATAATTAAAGCAGTGGAAGAAGCCCGCCGGATATTTGAGCGCATGATGAGTTACACAATTTACCGCATAGCTATGACCATTGATATTATGGCTTTTGTAGTTCTTGCTATGCTCGTCTTTGACTTCTATCCGCTCACAGCTGTCATGATCATTATGCTTGCACTTCTTGATGACATTCCAATTATGACCATCGCCTACGATAACACATGGCTTGATCCGAAGCCTGTTCGCTGGCAAATGGGCCGCGTGCTCAGTATTTCCAGTCTACTCGGCTTCCTTGCTGTAATCGAAACATTCGGGATGCTTTGGATCGGACGTGATATCCTGCATTATCCGGTGGAACAACTTCAGACAATGCTCTTCCTGCAATTGGTCGCAGGCGGTCATTTGATGCTATTTGTCACCCGCACAAAAAAAGCTTTCTGGAGATCTCCACATCCTGCTCCCAAGCTATTCTGGGCAATTACAGGCACCCAGATTTTTGCGGCAGTAATCTGCGGCATGGGCTGGCTGGTTCCAGCTATTCCGTGGATGCATATATTGTGGGTCTGGCTATACAATTTAATTTGGATGGTCGTTCAGGATGTATTTAAACTAGCTGCCTACAGAGTAATGGACGGCAAATCCGTACATGCTCAAAACTTCCTACGCGTCGCAAATGAGCCTATATTCAGCAGGTTCACCAGACATAAGAAATAAATTAAAAGCCGCGTTTCCATTTAACTGGGAACGCGGCTTTTATTTGTAAGAATATTTTTTTCAGGAATTAATTCTATTAAGAAGGTCGCCCTTTAAGCTTATTTACCAAAAGGGAAACCGCAAATCCCGCCACGCTGACAGCTATAATAGTCGCTCCGGATGATATATCCAGCTCATACGACAGAAGCAAACCTGACACGCAAAAAATCATACTGAATATGATGGAAAGAAACATCATTGCATGGAGTGATGAGGTTCTGCTCTCCGCGATTTGTGGAGGAATGGTTAACAGGGCGATGACTAGAATAAGACCAACCACACGAATAACCATCACCACACTAAGCGCAATCAAAGCCAACATTACAAAATAAAGAAAAGTAACAGGAACACCTCTAGCCCGGGCAAACTCCTCATCAAATGACATGGCCCAAAGCCCCTTGTAGCAAACGAAAACTACTAAAAGCACAACCGCTGCCAAGATGGACATCAGCACCAAATCAGAATTGGGAGTGGCAAGAATACCTCCGAAAAGGTAGCTCATGAGGTCTACATTGTAGCCGGGGGTAATATCGAGAAGAATAATACCGAGGGCCATCCCCCCTGCCCACATGACTCCTATAAATGTATCAGCTCGCTCCTTTGCATGCATGGTGACAAGAGCCATGAGAAGAGCAGCACACAAGGCAAAAGCCGCAGTGACAGGAAGCATAGGGAGACCTAAAAAAAATGCCAGCCCAACTCCGCCATAGGAAGCGTGAGCAATACCACCCGCCAGAAGCACTACCCTGTTAACAACAACAAGTGCGCCGATAACTCCACAGATGATAGATGCCAGCAATCCAGCAATAAGGGCATTCTGCATGAATTCGTAACTAAGTGACTCAATCATTCCAGTCTCCTTCAACTACATCCTCACCCGGATGATGCTCAAGAACTCTGTGCGGCAGTTCTCCATGCGTAATAAGCTCAATAGGACATGATCCGCGCTCATTCTCCCCATATGCTTCATCAAGAAACTCGCGAGTGATTACAGGCCGATCATGAAGATGAACCTTCCTATTCACGCAGGCAACGGACTTAACGCCTTGACCTAGAACGGAAATATCATGACTGACCATGACAACTGTCATCTCTTGATTTAACTCTTGAAGCAGGCAATATAAACTGCTTTTTCCGGCCTGATCAATGCTTGCTGTAGGCTCATCAAGTAGAAGTATTTCCGGTTCATCAACTATGGCCCGAGCAATAAAGACTCGCTGCTTTTGACCGCCGGAAAGGTCCGAGACCCTCCTATCAATATATTTAAGCATACCCACACGCGTAAGCGCTTTTTCCACTGCAGCTGAAGAATTATGCCCGAACTTTATACCGAAAACGCCACTTAATCCGGGCGAGACTTTACCCATAAGGACGGCGTCACGCACAGTAATCGGGAAGCTCTCTGATACAGAAGTATACTGAGGCATATAACCGATCTGCCCACCATGCTTGCCGGGTGGAAGACCTAGAATTTCCACCGAACCTTGTTGAGGTATAAGCAACCCCAGAAGAAGCTTGAGCAACGTAGTTTTACCTCCGCCATTAGGCCCAAGCACCGCAAGATAGTCTCCTTTCAGTATATCAAAACTAACGTCGTCAATGACTGTGTGAGGGCCATAGCCGAAGCTGACACCTGAAAAACTAATAGCCTTTTCAGAACTCATTATGGGGAATTACCTCCAGCAGACTATTTACGAAGTACTTACTATTAAACAAAAAGTTAAAAATTATCATCGCATATATCTATAAAGTATTCAATTTAATTACTGAAATACAGGAAGCGCGAAACTCTTCTTACCACTTTTCTGCTAAGCACGCTTGACACGATTATACTAATAATTACTTAGCAACTGTTCCTACTACTTATACACCTTTTTTTTGGAGATCTATATAATGCGCTCATTCGCCAGTGATAACTATGCAGGAGTTCACCCTGTTATAATGGAAGCAATCGTCAACGCCAACAATGATCACATGACTTCATACGGTGATGATCCTGTTTCGGAAGAGGCTGTAGAGCTATTCAAAGAACATTTCGGAAAAGATGTAAAAGTATTTTTCATGGCAACAGGAACCGCCACCAACACGCTTATCTTGAAACACATCACAAATAGCTGGTCCAGTGTAATATGCACCGATACCGCGCATATTACAGTTGATGAATGTGGTTCTACCGAAGCCATTGCAGGAGTCAAGCTCGTGCACGCAGACACAGTTGACGGCAAACTCAGCCTTAGCTCAATAAAACCTCTTCTGTCAGGTAGAAAAGATGTCCACCAAAGTCAGCCTTCGGTCATTTCCATAACCCAAAACACCGAACTGGGTACTCTCTATACTGTGGAAGAAATCAAAGAGATCTGCGACTACGCGCATAGTAAAGGCTTGTGGGTTCACATGGACGGAGCAAGACTTGCCAACGCGGCAGTAGCCCTAGGTGTAAGTTTTAAAGAAATGACAACCGATTGCGGTGTTGATGTCTTATCCTTTGGCGGAACCAAAAACGGTTGCATGTGCGCAGAAGCAGCTGTTTTCATAAACTCTGAACTAGGCAAAAACTTCGACTTTATCCGGAAACAAGGTATGCAGCTTATTTCTAAAATGCGTTATATGGGTGCACAATTCAAAGCCCTACTCAGTAACGGGTTATGGATTAAAAACGCTACCAAAGCGAATGACCTAGCTTCTATCCTCGAACAAAAAGTACGGAAAATAAAGGACGTAACAATCACCCGCCCGGTTCAGGCAAACGCTGTTTTTGCCATCATACCCCAAGAATTCATTGAACCATTACAAGCGCAATTCCCCTTTTACGTATGGGATGAAGCAACAGGTGAAGTCCGCTGGATGACCTCATGGTCTACTACTGAAGAAGATATCAATAACTTTGTTCAGGCTTTAAAAAAGCTCATCTAAAAAACAAAACCTTATAAAATATATTATTTTCCGAAAAAAAACTTGCGTTCCTGATAAATTATCTCTAGTTTTTTAACAGCTTACCTTAAATATCAAATTGAGAATAACTTGGAGACTTTTTGTCCAGTGAAATAAACGTCACTCTTATACAGCTAATTAAATC from Maridesulfovibrio frigidus DSM 17176 includes the following:
- a CDS encoding plasma-membrane proton-efflux P-type ATPase, producing the protein MGRHETVQDIHKIFADLKCGPEGLTSPEIRLRLDKYGQNALKTETVSPLKKLLSYFWGPIPWMIEAAALLSLIVQDWVDFSIILVLLIFNAGIGFWEEAKASNALDALKNQMALKARVLRDGKWNEVDATNLVPGDLVRIRLGDVIPADVVLTEGEYLSVDQSALTGESLPVNKKAGNEAFSGSVAKQGEMEAVVTATGENTFFGRTAKLVESAGTASHFQKAVMKVGDFLIFIAIGLAMILVVTELLRGEPLIKLIQFVLILVVASIPVAMPAVLSVTMALGALSLSKKKAIVSKLQAIEEMAGIDILCSDKTGTLTKNQLDLGEPIVFGAPDKNNLILMAGLASKTDNGDAIDLAVLKGITDKSELSGYEQTSFSPFDPIRKRTEGTITKGDEKFIVTKGAPQVVLDLANVTGAEREKANSSINNFASKGFRALGVAKSYDGKQWEFLGILSLFDPPRDDSKITIIQAGEHGIQVKMVTGDDTAIGRETAGQLGMGTNMFPVSDLIGEDADPSHLTDSQVDMIENADGFARVFPEHKYAIVKALQERGHIVAMTGDGVNDAPALKQADAGIAVSGATDAARAAADLILTEPGLSVIIKAVEEARRIFERMMSYTIYRIAMTIDIMAFVVLAMLVFDFYPLTAVMIIMLALLDDIPIMTIAYDNTWLDPKPVRWQMGRVLSISSLLGFLAVIETFGMLWIGRDILHYPVEQLQTMLFLQLVAGGHLMLFVTRTKKAFWRSPHPAPKLFWAITGTQIFAAVICGMGWLVPAIPWMHILWVWLYNLIWMVVQDVFKLAAYRVMDGKSVHAQNFLRVANEPIFSRFTRHKK
- a CDS encoding metal ABC transporter ATP-binding protein produces the protein MSSEKAISFSGVSFGYGPHTVIDDVSFDILKGDYLAVLGPNGGGKTTLLKLLLGLLIPQQGSVEILGLPPGKHGGQIGYMPQYTSVSESFPITVRDAVLMGKVSPGLSGVFGIKFGHNSSAAVEKALTRVGMLKYIDRRVSDLSGGQKQRVFIARAIVDEPEILLLDEPTASIDQAGKSSLYCLLQELNQEMTVVMVSHDISVLGQGVKSVACVNRKVHLHDRPVITREFLDEAYGENERGSCPIELITHGELPHRVLEHHPGEDVVEGDWND
- a CDS encoding methyl-accepting chemotaxis protein; protein product: MFKKLSFQAKLMLGSVAIVMVTIISMTTVNLLEVKSELKNLGETSMESIAESVLSLMEMQNEIVLDKVKSDIDILDKRIFSMGFPKLNKNTPVQVSITNQITKQSENVTIPKLEFGGIGINNSFDLVDDLQKAIGGTATVFQVLPGKLLRVSTNVLKTNGKRATGTYIPSSSGVYKSVMSGKTYYGTAYVVNAWYITAYKPLTDLKGNIVSVIFVGRKILTPAFEKSVNAANVGGKGYATIFNQKGDVLLHPTIKGKSLKDLSLWDTFKNTTHGLVEYNFKGKDKVAYIAQFAPWKWSFAFTMNESEMSHGVDKKIFMTNMIIAVVALAISIFVLMLLIRFTTKPLKNLSIFTAKVSEGDYDSDLEYDVDDVIGQTITSVKAMVFELKNKLGFSGGLLNGLTLPCVVVDLDERITFINQRMLDQFGFSGSCERYIGKPVSNIMKNPEITSSIENCISKDQSLSDIEISVTTPKGNTFYVVMDTAPLHDLDQDLIGAFLIMNDVTTIKENEQAIQAQSDKVSQTASEADDISDQLSSAADELAAQVEESRRGAETQQERASETATAMEEMNSTVLEVARNASEASENAKETKDKALEGQNLVEQVVVSIKSLETNSEELRVSMEQLGGQTVSIGAVMNVITDIADQTNLLALNAAIEAARAGEAGRGFAVVADEVRKLAEKTMDATKQVGEAIASIQNSTRTNITATDKAVEAIVESTDLVAKSGKALDEIVQMVETSADQIHGIATAAEQQSATSEEINRATEEINQISAESAQATEQSAEAIEEVANLASQIKTLIRNMQS
- a CDS encoding threonine aldolase family protein, with translation MRSFASDNYAGVHPVIMEAIVNANNDHMTSYGDDPVSEEAVELFKEHFGKDVKVFFMATGTATNTLILKHITNSWSSVICTDTAHITVDECGSTEAIAGVKLVHADTVDGKLSLSSIKPLLSGRKDVHQSQPSVISITQNTELGTLYTVEEIKEICDYAHSKGLWVHMDGARLANAAVALGVSFKEMTTDCGVDVLSFGGTKNGCMCAEAAVFINSELGKNFDFIRKQGMQLISKMRYMGAQFKALLSNGLWIKNATKANDLASILEQKVRKIKDVTITRPVQANAVFAIIPQEFIEPLQAQFPFYVWDEATGEVRWMTSWSTTEEDINNFVQALKKLI
- a CDS encoding methyl-accepting chemotaxis protein; the protein is MKKISPFQSVAVRITILIVAALLIEGVFVSSFFNYNLNNFIDKRSGEYRKEIEDEEKSKLQDSVGLAYSVIQSYYDRSQDIEGLKKQELDSLKQIIDTVASQAEITYKKFNGILPDEVVQERIKAIVDGAKYGDNNYLWIHDTTNKIITHPKTSLVGKDLTNLQDSQGTYLFREMTEVTTSQGAGTVSYLWPRPGETEPKLKISYVKILPELGWIIGTGSWVEDVTAQMQKEALAQIAKMRLGTEKYFWINDSGPNMIMHPIKPALNGKDISQVKDTKGKNLFVEMVETVQKNDGSGFVSYWWSKPGAEKDSPKLSYVKLFKPWGWIIGMGVYVDNIETTVAKQKNEFDATIHSIELNSAMSTALFIILATLICIYTIRKGLNKPLNSLVDFSSKIASGDLNLSLTGKFSGEMSVLKDSLEQMIVSLKEKISEANILSEKSREETTKAQNATAEAHEAKAEAEKAKAEGMLEAADMLEGLVNDLSSASEELSAQVEEVSRGTDIQQERISETAVAMEEMNATVLEVARNAAEAAESADQTRQNAEAGSAIVDNSVESILAVNSHSETLKSNMDELGSQAKAIGTVMNVITDIADQTNLLALNAAIEAARAGEAGRGFAVVADEVRKLAEKTMDATKEVGQAISNIQGGTTKNIESVESAVVAVNKATEFANASKTSLAEILTLVLSTSDQVRSIATASEEQSNTSEDINRAVDDIKIVSSETAEGMLQANQAIGELARLASDLKHLIETLRAHD
- a CDS encoding metal ABC transporter permease, which produces MIESLSYEFMQNALIAGLLASIICGVIGALVVVNRVVLLAGGIAHASYGGVGLAFFLGLPMLPVTAAFALCAALLMALVTMHAKERADTFIGVMWAGGMALGIILLDITPGYNVDLMSYLFGGILATPNSDLVLMSILAAVVLLVVFVCYKGLWAMSFDEEFARARGVPVTFLYFVMLALIALSVVMVIRVVGLILVIALLTIPPQIAESRTSSLHAMMFLSIIFSMIFCVSGLLLSYELDISSGATIIAVSVAGFAVSLLVNKLKGRPS